The following coding sequences are from one Bos indicus x Bos taurus breed Angus x Brahman F1 hybrid chromosome 5, Bos_hybrid_MaternalHap_v2.0, whole genome shotgun sequence window:
- the LOC113893522 gene encoding LOW QUALITY PROTEIN: olfactory receptor 9-like (The sequence of the model RefSeq protein was modified relative to this genomic sequence to represent the inferred CDS: deleted 1 base in 1 codon) translates to MPSLLQLEPLLLPGCPLHSPFQSGLGDTRGGNGTAVTEFVLLGFSGYGSLWGPLFWGVLLVYLVTLLGNLLIILLTLADAALHVPMYFFLRHFSGLEILYTMTVVPRMLADLLSSCPTILRASCFTQMYFFSLFGITECGLFTAMAYDRYAAICRPLHYSTLLNPGACVCLVGACYLMGIITSTTYSILVFTLPFHGTNIIHHFLCDILPVLSLASASTFWGEVGNLVITVAFILTPFSLIIVSCACILVTILGVATSQGRRKVFSTCSSHLFVVMLFFGTGIVAYMRLGAGSSQTRDQILALFYAVVTPMFNPFVYTLRNKKVTGAMRRLVKKYLWSP, encoded by the exons ATGCCTTCCCTGCTGCAGCTGGAGCCTCTGTTGTTGCCAGGCTGCCCCCTTCACTCCCCCTTCCAGTCTGGCCTTGGGGACACGAGAGGTGGCAATGGCACAGCAGTGACTGAATTTGTTTTGCTGGGGTTCTCAGGTTACGGTTCCCTCTGGGGCCCTCTGTTCTGGGGGGTGCTTCTGGTCTACCTGGTCACCCTGCTGGGCAACTTGCTGATCATCCTCCTCACCCTGGCCGACGCTGCCCTGCACGtgcccatgtacttcttcctgcgCCACTTCTCCGGGTTGGAGATACTCTACACCATGACTGTGGTCCCCAGGATGCTGGCcgacctcctctcctcctgccccaccaTCCTGCGAGCCAGCTGCTTTACCCAGATGTATTTCTTCTCACTGTTTGGCATCACTGAATGTGGCCTGTTCACtgccatggcctatgaccgctatgctGCCATCTGCCGGCCGCTGCATTATAGCACCCTGCTGAACCCGGGAGCCTGTGTGTGTCTGGTGGGTGCCTGCTACCTCATGGGCATCATCACCAGCACCACTTACTCCATCCTCGTCTTTACTTTGCCCTTCCAC GGTACCAACATCATCCATCACTTCCTGTGTGACATCCTTCCTGTGCTGAGTCTGGCCAGCGCCAGCACCTTTTGGGGTGAAGTGGGCAATCTTGTCATCACCGTAGCCTTTATCCTGACACCCTTCTCACTGATCATAGTGTCCTGTGCCTGTATTCTTGTCACCATCCTGGGGGTCGCGACATCCCAGGGACGTCGAAAAGTCTTCTCTACTTGTTCCTCCCACCTATTTGTGGTCATGCTCTTTTTTGGGACGGGGATCGTTGCCTACATGAGGCTGGGGGCAggctcctcccagaccagggaccagaTCCTTGCCCTCTTCTACGCGGTTGTCACTCCCATGTTCAACCCTTTCGTCTACACTCTGAGGAACAAGAAGGTCACAGGGGCAATGAGGCGGCTTGTGAAGAAATACCTCTGGAGTCCTTGA